The Burkholderiales bacterium JOSHI_001 genomic sequence CCGCCGCGCCCGATGCCGGCACGCCCGGCGAGATCGGGTTCAACGATGCGCCGCTGCAAGGCAGCGCCACAGCGGCTGCCAGGATGGCCGCAACAGCCCTGCGTTTGCACCCATTCGTGCAGATCGATCCGCCGAGCAATGCCTTGCGCACGCGCCTCTCCTCGTTACCGCAGAAGGGGATGTCGAGGCATGCGCCGCGGCATCGGCGCAATGAAACTTGAGGCGCCGGATTCTGTCAATACCGCAAGCGGATCGTGCACCCGCGCACGTCCACAGTCGTCGGGATGGGGCTCGATCCCGGCCGGCGCGAACCCCCCAACATCAACGCCGTCAGCGCGGATCCGCCCGCCAGGTCAGCGGGGCGCCAGCACGCCAGAACCATCGCGGTGGCACCGTCCCCGGGCTGGTGTAATGCCACCATGACCCGCACCCGCGCCAACCTGCTGCTGACCCTGGTGGCGCTGATCTGGGGCTCGGCCTTCGTGGCGCAGAGCCTGGCGATGAAGCATGTGCAGGCCATGGGCTTCACCGCGGTGCGTTTTGCCATCGGCGCGCTGGTGGTGGCGCCGCTGGCCTGGCGCGAATGGCGCCACCACCGTGCGCGGGGCTTGAACTTCAACGCCGCCGACGCCGGCGCCGTGGCCCTGCTGGGGCTGGCGCTGTGCGCGGGCGCGGCCTTGCAGCAGGTGGGCATCATCCACACCACGGTGACCAACGCGGCCTTTCTCACCGCGCTGTATGTGCCGCTGGTGCCGCTGCTGGGCTGGTGGTGGCTGGGCCGGCGCCCGCACCTGGCGGTGTGGCCGGCCGGCGCGGGCTGCGTGGCCGGCACCTGGCTGCTGGCCGGCGGCGGCGGCCTGGCCTTTTCCAGTGGCGACCTGTGGGTGCTGGCCTCGGTGCTGCCCTGGGCGGTGCATGTGCTCTTCGTCGGCCGGGTGGCCGACCGCCTGGCCGCGCCCTTCCTGCTGGCCTGCGGGCAGTTCGCGGTGTGCGCGCTGGCCAGCGGTGCCTGGGCGCTGGCCACGGAAACCCTCTCGCCCGCGGCCTATGCAGAAGCCGCCTGGGCCATTGCCTACACCGGCATCGTGTCGGTGGGCATCGGCTTCACCGCCCAGGTGGTGGGCCAGCGCAGCGCCCCGGCGGCGGACGCGGCCATCATCATGTCGGCCGAAACCGTGTTCGCGGCCGGCTTTGGCTATGCGCTGATGGGCGAACGCCTGGGCGCCACCGGCTGGGCCGGCTGCGCGCTGATCCTGGCCTGCATCGTGGCGGTGCAGTTGCTGCCGGTGTCGGATGCCAGCCGGGCCGCGGCGCCGGTGCATTGACGGCGGGCTGGGCGAATCACTCGGCGGTGATCTTCGACGCCTTGATGACATGGCCCCAGTAGGCCAGTTCCTTGCGGGTGAAGTCACCGAGCTGGGCCGGGCTCATCGGCTCCACCGAGGTGCCGGACTCCTCGGCCTTGCGCCGGGTCTCGGGCTGCGACAGGATCTTGCCAACTTCGGTGCTGAGGGTCTGCACCAGCTCGGCCGGCAAGCCGGCGGGCCCGTACAGCGCGAACCAGGAGTCGAGTGTGAAACCCTTCAGGCCCGCCTCCACCGCCGTTGGCACCTGGGGCAGCGCGGCCAGTCGTGACGCGCTGGTCACCGCCAGGGCCTTCAGCTTCCCGGCCTTGACCTGCTGCACCACCGACGCCGGCGTCGTGATGAACAGGTCCACCTGCCCGCCCATCAGGTCCTGCACCGCCGGGCCGGCGCCGCGGTAGGGAATGTGCGTGATGAAGGTGCCGGTCAGCTGCTTGAACAGCTCGCCCGCGATGTGCTGGATGGAGCCGTTGCCGGAGGACGCGTAGTTCAGTTTCCCGGGGTGGGCCTTGGCGTGGGCCACCAGCTCGGCCAGGGTGTTGGCCTGCAGGTTGGCCTTGGTGACGATGAGCTGGGGGGGCCGGGTCAGCATGGCCACGGGGCTGAAGTCCTTGATGGGGTCCCATCCGGCGTTGGGAAAGAGGTGGGGGTTGCCCACCTGGTAGCCGCTGTAGGCCACCAGCAGCGTGTGGCCATCGGGCTTGGCCTTGGCGACGAACTGGTTGCCGATGTTGCCGGCACCGCCGGCCTTGTTGTCCACGATCACCGGCTGACCCAGCGCGCGCGACAGGCTGTCGGCGATCAGGCGTGCGGTGAAGTCGGTGGTGCCGCCGGGCGCGCTGGGCACGACCAGGGTGATGGGCTTTTGCGGGTAGGCGCCTTGTGCGCGCAGGCCGGTGTGGCTGGCCAGCGCGGCCGTGCCCAGCCCGGCGATGAGGGTGCGTCGTTTCATGGTGTCTCTGAGGGAAGGGGCGTCTTGTCGCGCGGGCGATGGCCCCGGTTGTCAGGCCAGTTCGGAAATTTCGATCAGGTTGAAGTCCGGGTCGCGCACATAGACCGAGCGGATCTTGCGCGTGGCACCGGTGCGCATCACCGGCCCTTCGACGATGGGCCAGTTCGCCGCGCCCAGGCGCGCGATCACCTGGTCCAGCGGCACCGACGCGATGAAGCACAGGTCCAGCGCGCCAGGCACGGGCAGGTGGGCCTTGGGCTCGAACTCCGAGCCCTGCACGTGCAGGTTGATCTTCTGGTGGCCGAACTTGAAGGCCTGGCGTTCCACCGGGGGCGTGCCGCCGATGAAGGACTCCAGCTGCATGCCCAGCACGCGGGTGTAGAAGTCCACGCAGGCCTCGCGGCGCGCGGTGGTCAGCACCAGGTGGTCGAGGTGGTCGATCATGGGTGTTGCTTTCGCAGTTCGGCCACGTGGGCGGGGGCGGGGTGCAGGTCGGTGATGAGCCCGGCCTTGGCCAGCTGGCCGGGCACGTCGTGGCCGACCAGTTGCGGCAGGCGGCGGGCGACGTCGATCAGGGCCGGCAGCTTGATGCCCGTGTCGTGACCCATGAGCTGCAGCATGTGGATGGCGTCTTCGCTGCAGATGTTGCCGGTGGCGCCGGGGGCATAGGGACAGCCGCCCAGGCCGCCCAGCGATCCGTCGAAGCGACTGATGCCGGCCTGCACCGAGGCCAGGACATTGGCCAGGCCCATGCCGCGCGTGTTGTGAAAGTGCAGCGTGAGCTGCAGGCCGCCGAAGCGCTGCTGCAGCGCCTGCGTGAGGCGCGACACCTGCACCGGGTGCGCCATGCCGGTGGTGTCGCAGATCGTCAGCCCGCGCACGCCCAGGGCCGCGAAGCGCTCGGCCCAGCGCAGCACCTCGTCCTGCGGCACATCGCCTTCCATCGGGCAGCCGAAGCAGCAGGACAGCGACACGTTCACCGGCACCTGGCCGGCGGCCAGGGTGATCACCTCGCGCAGGCCGGCAAAGCTTTTCTCGCGCGGCATGCGCAGGTTGGCCAGGTTGTGCGTCTGCGACGTGGACATGACCAAATTCAGCTCGTCGGCGCGCGCCTCCAGCGCCCGTTCGGCACCGCGCACATTGGGCACCAGCACGGTGTACTCCACGCCCGGCCGGCGCTGGATGCGGCCCATCACCTCTTCCGCGTCGCGCAGCATCGGGATGGCCTTGGCCGAGGTGAAGGACGTGACCTCGATCTTGGCGTAGCCGCAGGCGCTGAGTTCGTCGATCAGTGCCACCTTGGCGTCGGTGGGCACGAAGGCGGCTTCGTTCTGGAAGCCGTCGCGGGTGACAACCTCGTTGAAGTGGATGCGTTGCATGGTCTTCTTCAGTTGACGATGCCGCGCTCGCGCAGCGCGGCGATCTGCGCCTCGGTCAGGCCAATGTCGCGCAGCACCTCGCTGCTGTCCTGGCCCAGTGTGGGCGCGTTGCGGTGGTGGCGCCCGGGGGTTGCGGAGAGCTTGGGCACGATGCCTGGCACGCTGAGCGTGCTGCCGTCGTCCATCTGCAGTTCTTGAAGCATGCCGCGGGCGCGGTAGTGCGGGTCGGCCGCAATGTCGGCCACGGTGTAGATGCGGCCGGCGGGCACCGAGGCCGCCTCCAGCGCCGCCAGCACCTCGTCCACGGTGCGCGTGGCCGTCCAGGCGGCGATCGCGGCGTCCAGCTCGGCCACGCGTGCCACACGGCCGGCGTTGTCTGCCAGCGCGGGGTCGTCGCCCAGGTCCTGGCGGCCGATCAGGGTCATCAGGCGGCGGAAGATGCTGTCGCCGTTGCCGGCCACCAGCGCATAGCCGCCGTCGCGGCACAGGTAGGCGTTGGTCGGTGCGATGCCGGGCAGGGCGCTGCCGGCCGGGCCGCGCACGGCACCGAAGGCGCTGTGCTCGGGCAGCAGGCTTTCCATGCAGTTGAAGACGGCCTCGTACAGCGCCACGTCGATCACCTGCCCGCGGCCACTGGCATGCCGGTGCTGCAGCGCCAGCAGGATGCCGATCACGCCGTGCAGGGCCGCCAGCGTGTCGCCGATGCTCACGCCCACGCGCACCGGCACGCGGCCCGGTTCGGCCGTGAGGTGGCGCAGGCCGCCCATGGCCTCGGCCACCACGCCGAAGCCGGGCCGGTCGCGGTAGGGCCCGGTCTGGCCGTAGCCGCTGATGCGCAGCACGATCAGCTTGGGGTTGGCCGCCATCAGCTCGTCCGGCGCCAGGTTCCAGCCCTCCAGTGCGCCGGGGCGGAAGTTCTCGATCAGCACATCGGCTTCGGCCGCCAATTGGCGCACCACGTCCTGGGCTTCGGGTGTGCGCAGGTCCAGCGCCAGCGAGCGCTTGTTGCGCGACTGCACCTGCCACCACACCGAGGTGCCATCCTTCAGCAGCCGCCACTTGCGCAGCGGGTCGCCAGCGCCGGGCGGCTCGATCTTGACGACATCGGCGCCGAAGTCGGCCAGGGTCTTGGCTGCGAAGGGGCCGGCGATCAGCTGGCCGAGCTCCAGCACCTTCAGGCCGGCCAGGGCGGCGGCGGCCGGGGCGCCAGGCGCCAAAGGGGAGGCGGGGTCGTTGGGCATGGCGGCCAGTGTCCGGCCGCCTGCCGCGCGCGTCTATTTCAATCTGGCGCGGCCAGGCTTCGCGTTTTGCGAAACCGGCAGCAGGAAATCCCGGAGCGCCCGCACGGTCGCGTCGGCGTCCGGCCGGACCACCAACTGCAGCTGCCGGCTGGCCCAGGCGTCGGACAAGGGCCGCCACTGCAGCTTCATGGCCCGCACGATGGGCAGCGCGGCGCCCTTGGGCAGGGCCGCGATGCCCAGGCCGGCAGCCACCATGTGGCCCACTGCGTCGAAGCTGCGCACCTGCATGCGCAGCTTCAGCGGCCGGCCGGCGGCCATGGCCGCCTGCTGCTGGGCTTCCAGCATGGCGGCGCCCGCGTTCAGGCTGATCCAGGGGTCGTCCAGCGTGTCGGCAAAGGCCAGGGGCGAGCGGCCTCCCAGGCGGTGGGCGGCAGGCAGGATCAGCACCAGTTCGTCGCGGCGGAAGTCGCGCAGCTCCAGGCCCCGGGTGTCGGGCCCCGCGACGAACACGCCCAGGTCGGCCCGCCCCTCGCGCACCGTGGCCACCACCTGTTGTGAGACCTGCTCTTCCAGTTCCACCTGCACCTCGGGGCGCAGCACGGCGTACTCGGCCAGCAGCGGCGGCAGGAAATGCGTGATGGCCGCCGTGCCGGCGCAGACGTGGACGTGCCGCACCACGCCCTGGCGGGCGTCGGCCAGTTCCACCGCCAGGTGGTCCAGCTCCTGCAGGATGGCCATGCCGCGCTTCGAGAACGCACGGCCCAGGGCCGTGGGCGCCGGGCCGCGCGAAGGCCGCGCGCAGCGCCGCGGCGACCGGCCACCGCCCTGCAGGCGCGCGCCCGGCGTCAAACCTCGGCAGCGGCCGAGGCCAACGCGGCGTCGATCATCACCTGGGTGCCGCGGGAGAACTCCAGCGGACAGTCCCAGGCACCGCCCTCGCGCACCGCGCGGTTGAAGGCGGCCACCTGCAGTTCATAGTGGTTCGCGGCCGGCCAGCGTTCGGTGGTGCAGGTGCTGCCGCGGTGAAGCTCCAGCCGCGCTTCGCCGAAGACCCGGGCGTTGAAGGGCACCGGCAGGCGCAGCAGGCCGTCGTCGCCATGGAAGGTGACTTCCTGGCGCGGGTGCATGCGGATGGCGGTGAAGCTGACGAAATCAGCGTCGCCGAAGCGGGCGTTCAGGTTGGCATACACGTCCACACCGTCTTCCCACTGGATGCGGGCCCGCAGGTCGCTGGCTTCCAGGCCGGTGGCGAAGCGCGCACTGCCCATCACGTACACGCCGATGTCGCGCAGGCCGCCGCCCCCCATGGCGGCCTGGTTGCGGATGTTGCCGCTGTCGCGGTTGTTGAACGAGAACGCGCTGTCGATGCGCCACAGGCGCCCGATGGCACCGTCGGCCAGCAACTGGCGCACGCGCTGCCATTGGGGGTGGTGAACGATCATGAAGGCTTCGGCCACCAGCACGCCCGCTGCGTCGCGCGCGGCGATCAGCGCGTCGAACTCCTCGGCGCGCATGGCCATGGGTTTTTCGCACAGCACGTGCTTGCCGGCCTGGATGGCCTTCAGCGTCCATTCCACGTGCAGGCTGTTGGGCAGCGGGATGTACACCGCGTCGATGTCCGGGTCGGCCAGCAGCGCTTCGTAGCTGACGTGCACGCGCAGGCCGGGTGCGAAGGCCCGAAACGGTTCGGCCTTGGCCGGATCGGACGTGGCCACGGCCGCCACCTGCCCGCCCGGGGCCAGGGCGAGGGCCGGACCCATGTGTTCGCGCGCGAACTTCGCCGCGCCCAGGATGCCCCAACGCAGATCGTTCATGGTCAATGCGCAATGCGCCCGATGAAAGCGCGGATGCGCTCGTTGTCCTGCTGGCCGAAAAAGCTTTCCGGCGGCGCGTCGGCCGCCACGCAGCCCTGGTCGATGAACAGCACGCGGTCGGCCACTTCGCGCGCGAAGCCCATCTCGTGGGTCACCACCAGCATGGTCATGCCGCTGCGGGCCAGCTGTTTCATCACGTCCAGCACTTCCTTCACCATCTCGGGGTCCAGCGCCGAGGTGGGTTCGTCGAACAGCATCACCTTGGGCTGCATGGCCAGGCTGCGTGCAATGGCCACGCGTTGCTGCTGCCCGCCCGACAGTTGGAAGGGGTGCTTGCGCACATGGTCCTTCAGGCCCACGCGTTCCAGCAGTTCCAGCGCGCGCGCATCGGCGTCGGCCGGCGCCATGCGGCGCACGCGGCGCGGCGCCAGGGTCACGTTTTCCAGCACGCTGAGGTGGGGGAACAGGTTGAACTGCTGGAACACCATGCCCACCTCGGCGCGCAGGCGCTCCAGCGCCTTGGCGTCGTCATTCACCTCGATGCCGTCCACCACGATGCGGCCGGAATCGTGGGTTTCCAGCCGGTTCAGCATGCGCAGCAGCGTGCTTTTGCCCGAGCCCGAAGCGCCGAGGATCACGGTCACTTCGCCCGCGTTGAAATGGGTGCTGACGTCCTTCAGCACGTGGTGGGCACCGAAGTGCTTGTTGACCTTCTCCACCGAAATCAGCGCGGAAGCGGCGGTGGTCATTGCAGCTTGCCCTCGATGTCGAAGCGGCGTTCGACCGCGTCGGAGATCTGCGTCATCACCGTGGTCAACAGCAGGTAGATGATGGCCGTGGCCACGAACACCGGCACGGCCTGGAAGGAACTGCTCTTCACCTGCGCGCCGGCGTTGGTGAGTTCCACCACGCCGATGGTGAAGGCCAGGGAAGAATCCTTCAGCAGCGCGACGATGTTGTTCACCAGCGGCGGCAGCGAAATCTTGAAGGCCTGGGGGAAGGTGATGTCGATGAAGGTGTGCCAGCGGCCCAGGCCCAACGAGCGCGCCGCTTCCACCTGGCCCTTGGGCACCGCCATCAGCCCGGCGCGGATGGCCTCGGCGTTGTAGGCGCCCACGTTCATGGCCAGCGCCAGCGCCGCGGCGGTGAATTCGGACAGGCGCAGCACCGGGTGCACCTCCGGCAGCGCGAAGTAGACGAACAGCACCTGCACCAGCAGCGGCGTGCCGCGCATCACCCAGATGTAGAAGCCCGCCAGCCAGCGCAGCGGCGCAACGCGCGACACCTTGCCCAGTGCCGCCAGCACCCCCAGCAGCACACCGGCCACGCCGGCCACCAGGGTGAGCTGCACCGTCACCAGGGTGCCTTCGGCGAACAACTGGGCGTTCTTGCCGATGGGGTCGGGCGCCCAGGACAGCGGGATGTGGATCAGCCAGAGGATGGCGATCAGCAGCGCCGACGACAGCGCCATGGTGGCGCTGCTTTTTTTCTGGCGGCTCCAACCCGCGGGCCACAAGGCAAGTAGTCTGCTCACTGGGTGCGTTGCCAATCTTGGTTAGCGTGTCCTTGGGCGGATCCGGCTCCGCCGGTCTGCCCAAGCACCCCCTCGGGGGGCGGGCCGGGCGCCAGCCCGGACCTGGGGGCTCAAGGTTTGCAGCGGATGTCTTCCTTGAAGTACTTCTTGGAGATTTTTTCGTAGCTGCCGTCGGCCTGGATGGCCGCCAGCGCCTTGTTGATCTCACCGGCCAGCGAGGTGTTGCCCTTGGCCACGGCCGAGGCCACGCGCTCGACGAACAGGAAGTCGCCCATGGACAAACCGGCCTTGGCGTCCTTTTCCTGGCTGCTGATGGCCACGAACTTGTCGGTCACCCAGGCGTCCACACGGCCGCTGGCCAGCGCGGCGCGGGCGTCGGTGTCCTGCGGGAAGTTCTTCACTTCCTTGATGCCGGCCACCTTCTTCACGTTGTCCATGTAGCTGGTGCCGGTCTGCACCGCCACCACCTTGCCGGCCAGGTCCTTGGCACCCTTGATGGCCGGGTTCTTGGCCACGATGACACCGCCGGTGCAGTAATGCGGCTCGCTGAAGGTGACGGCCTTGGCGCGTTCGTCGGTGATGCCGTGCGAGGCGATCACCATGTCCCAGCGGTCCTGGCCCAGGCCGGTGAGCAGGGCGTCGAAGCCCAGGGTCTTCCATTCCACCTTCACACCCATCTTGGCGGCCATGGCCTCGGCCACGTCGATCTCGAAGCCAGTGAGCTTCTTACCTTCGAAGTAGTTGAAGGGCGAGAACTGGCCCTCGGTGGCGATGACGATCTTGCCGGCCTTCTTGATGGCGTCGAAGGGCCGGGCCTGGGCCGTGGCGGCCAGGGCCAGCAGGGTGGCGGCCAGGGCGACGCGGCGGGTGGTGGTGCGCAGGAAGTTCATGGGGGAGGGTCCTTTCTCAACGGTCAAAGAAGTATCGCTTCAATCCGGCCAGCATCATCTCCACCGCGATGGCGGTCAACACCAGGCCCATCAGCTTTTCGATGGCCGACACCACCGACTGCCCCAGCAGCCGGCGCAGCCGGAAGGCGCTCAGCAGCACCGCACCACAGACGCCCAGCGCCAGGGTGAGTGCACCGACCCAGTGCCACAGGCGCTCGGGCTGGCGCGAC encodes the following:
- a CDS encoding transcriptional regulator (PFAM: LysR substrate binding domain~manually curated), which gives rise to MTPGARLQGGGRSPRRCARPSRGPAPTALGRAFSKRGMAILQELDHLAVELADARQGVVRHVHVCAGTAAITHFLPPLLAEYAVLRPEVQVELEEQVSQQVVATVREGRADLGVFVAGPDTRGLELRDFRRDELVLILPAAHRLGGRSPLAFADTLDDPWISLNAGAAMLEAQQQAAMAAGRPLKLRMQVRSFDAVGHMVAAGLGIAALPKGAALPIVRAMKLQWRPLSDAWASRQLQLVVRPDADATVRALRDFLLPVSQNAKPGRARLK
- a CDS encoding putative permease, DMT superfamily (PFAM: EamA-like transporter family), translated to MTRTRANLLLTLVALIWGSAFVAQSLAMKHVQAMGFTAVRFAIGALVVAPLAWREWRHHRARGLNFNAADAGAVALLGLALCAGAALQQVGIIHTTVTNAAFLTALYVPLVPLLGWWWLGRRPHLAVWPAGAGCVAGTWLLAGGGGLAFSSGDLWVLASVLPWAVHVLFVGRVADRLAAPFLLACGQFAVCALASGAWALATETLSPAAYAEAAWAIAYTGIVSVGIGFTAQVVGQRSAPAADAAIIMSAETVFAAGFGYALMGERLGATGWAGCALILACIVAVQLLPVSDASRAAAPVH
- a CDS encoding putative dehydrogenase (PFAM: Oxidoreductase family, NAD-binding Rossmann fold), translated to MNDLRWGILGAAKFAREHMGPALALAPGGQVAAVATSDPAKAEPFRAFAPGLRVHVSYEALLADPDIDAVYIPLPNSLHVEWTLKAIQAGKHVLCEKPMAMRAEEFDALIAARDAAGVLVAEAFMIVHHPQWQRVRQLLADGAIGRLWRIDSAFSFNNRDSGNIRNQAAMGGGGLRDIGVYVMGSARFATGLEASDLRARIQWEDGVDVYANLNARFGDADFVSFTAIRMHPRQEVTFHGDDGLLRLPVPFNARVFGEARLELHRGSTCTTERWPAANHYELQVAAFNRAVREGGAWDCPLEFSRGTQVMIDAALASAAAEV
- a CDS encoding lactoylglutathione lyase-like lyase (PFAM: Glyoxalase/Bleomycin resistance protein/Dioxygenase superfamily), translating into MIDHLDHLVLTTARREACVDFYTRVLGMQLESFIGGTPPVERQAFKFGHQKINLHVQGSEFEPKAHLPVPGALDLCFIASVPLDQVIARLGAANWPIVEGPVMRTGATRKIRSVYVRDPDFNLIEISELA
- a CDS encoding ABC-type polar amino acid transport system, ATPase component (PFAM: ABC transporter); this translates as MTTAASALISVEKVNKHFGAHHVLKDVSTHFNAGEVTVILGASGSGKSTLLRMLNRLETHDSGRIVVDGIEVNDDAKALERLRAEVGMVFQQFNLFPHLSVLENVTLAPRRVRRMAPADADARALELLERVGLKDHVRKHPFQLSGGQQQRVAIARSLAMQPKVMLFDEPTSALDPEMVKEVLDVMKQLARSGMTMLVVTHEMGFAREVADRVLFIDQGCVAADAPPESFFGQQDNERIRAFIGRIAH
- a CDS encoding hypothetical protein (PFAM: Tripartite tricarboxylate transporter family receptor), with the translated sequence MKRRTLIAGLGTAALASHTGLRAQGAYPQKPITLVVPSAPGGTTDFTARLIADSLSRALGQPVIVDNKAGGAGNIGNQFVAKAKPDGHTLLVAYSGYQVGNPHLFPNAGWDPIKDFSPVAMLTRPPQLIVTKANLQANTLAELVAHAKAHPGKLNYASSGNGSIQHIAGELFKQLTGTFITHIPYRGAGPAVQDLMGGQVDLFITTPASVVQQVKAGKLKALAVTSASRLAALPQVPTAVEAGLKGFTLDSWFALYGPAGLPAELVQTLSTEVGKILSQPETRRKAEESGTSVEPMSPAQLGDFTRKELAYWGHVIKASKITAE
- a CDS encoding amine acid ABC transporter, permease protein, 3-TM region, His/Glu/Gln/Arg/opine family (PFAM: Binding-protein-dependent transport system inner membrane component~TIGRFAM: amine acid ABC transporter, permease protein, 3-TM region, His/Glu/Gln/Arg/opine family), which translates into the protein MALSSALLIAILWLIHIPLSWAPDPIGKNAQLFAEGTLVTVQLTLVAGVAGVLLGVLAALGKVSRVAPLRWLAGFYIWVMRGTPLLVQVLFVYFALPEVHPVLRLSEFTAAALALAMNVGAYNAEAIRAGLMAVPKGQVEAARSLGLGRWHTFIDITFPQAFKISLPPLVNNIVALLKDSSLAFTIGVVELTNAGAQVKSSSFQAVPVFVATAIIYLLLTTVMTQISDAVERRFDIEGKLQ
- a CDS encoding putative acyl-CoA transferase/carnitine dehydratase (PFAM: CoA-transferase family III) → MPNDPASPLAPGAPAAAALAGLKVLELGQLIAGPFAAKTLADFGADVVKIEPPGAGDPLRKWRLLKDGTSVWWQVQSRNKRSLALDLRTPEAQDVVRQLAAEADVLIENFRPGALEGWNLAPDELMAANPKLIVLRISGYGQTGPYRDRPGFGVVAEAMGGLRHLTAEPGRVPVRVGVSIGDTLAALHGVIGILLALQHRHASGRGQVIDVALYEAVFNCMESLLPEHSAFGAVRGPAGSALPGIAPTNAYLCRDGGYALVAGNGDSIFRRLMTLIGRQDLGDDPALADNAGRVARVAELDAAIAAWTATRTVDEVLAALEAASVPAGRIYTVADIAADPHYRARGMLQELQMDDGSTLSVPGIVPKLSATPGRHHRNAPTLGQDSSEVLRDIGLTEAQIAALRERGIVN
- a CDS encoding isopropylmalate/homocitrate/citramalate synthase (PFAM: HMGL-like) yields the protein MQRIHFNEVVTRDGFQNEAAFVPTDAKVALIDELSACGYAKIEVTSFTSAKAIPMLRDAEEVMGRIQRRPGVEYTVLVPNVRGAERALEARADELNLVMSTSQTHNLANLRMPREKSFAGLREVITLAAGQVPVNVSLSCCFGCPMEGDVPQDEVLRWAERFAALGVRGLTICDTTGMAHPVQVSRLTQALQQRFGGLQLTLHFHNTRGMGLANVLASVQAGISRFDGSLGGLGGCPYAPGATGNICSEDAIHMLQLMGHDTGIKLPALIDVARRLPQLVGHDVPGQLAKAGLITDLHPAPAHVAELRKQHP
- a CDS encoding periplasmic component of amino acid ABC-type transporter/signal transduction system (PFAM: Bacterial extracellular solute-binding proteins, family 3) gives rise to the protein MNFLRTTTRRVALAATLLALAATAQARPFDAIKKAGKIVIATEGQFSPFNYFEGKKLTGFEIDVAEAMAAKMGVKVEWKTLGFDALLTGLGQDRWDMVIASHGITDERAKAVTFSEPHYCTGGVIVAKNPAIKGAKDLAGKVVAVQTGTSYMDNVKKVAGIKEVKNFPQDTDARAALASGRVDAWVTDKFVAISSQEKDAKAGLSMGDFLFVERVASAVAKGNTSLAGEINKALAAIQADGSYEKISKKYFKEDIRCKP